CACACTTAAAAACTGCTCAAAATCAGCCCATTGATGTTTAAAAGATTCATCATTCTTAAATTTATTCAAAACCCAAGCGCCAAGCAAAATTTTCCGTCTAGTTTCATTTTTCCGTTCTTGGGCTTTTGCTTCGCTTAAAAGTTTTTGCTGTTTGAGTTTAAGCTCATTCTGTTTCTGTTTTGCCTGTTCTAAGATCTGCTCTTGTTCTTTTTTTAAATACTCAATTTGCTCTTGCAGGGATAATTTTTTCTGCTGTGCTTTGGTGAGTTTCTTTAAAACTGCATCTTTCTTTTCTTGAATATCTGACATAGTATTAAACCGTGATGATCAATAATCAAACATCATCATAGAGTCAAAAAACAAAGCGAGCAATATCAAACGTAGCGAAGCGAAGTTTTCCCGGAGTGAAACGAAGGGCGCACTTACCCACTTTTCATCTTCGATAGAAAAATGGACGTTGCGACAGGGGAAACCCCTGTACCCCATGACCTCGCTTTAGCATGGTCAGCAACTTTTTCAAAGTTGCAAAAAGCAAAACCACGATATGTAAAAAATTAGGTTTTTAAAATGGCAATTTTTCATTTAAACGAAAGCAACATTTCAAGAAGTGACGGACGCTCAGCCGTTGCTTGTGCAGCTTATCGTGCCTGTGAAAAATTAGAAGATCAGACTTTTGGAAAGACGCAAGACTACACCCGAAAAAATGGACTTGAATACAAATGTATTTATGCCCCTGAGCATACGAATGAAAAATTATTAGACCGCCAAACACTTTGGAATACAGTAGAAAAAAAAGAGTTCAATGCAAATGGCTCGATGAAAGCCAACGCTCGATTAGCAAAAGAATATACCTGTGCTTTACCGCATGAATTAACAGACCGAGATCGAATTAAAATCGTTGATGATTTTTGCCGTGACTTTGTAAAAAAACACAATGTCATAGTCGATGCCTGTATCCATGCACCGCATGAATATGATGATGAAACCGATAATAAAAATTATCACGTCCATATCATGTTCACTACTAGACTGGTCAATGAAAAAGGCGACCTCGGCAAGAAGCAAAGAACGTTCAACGACAATGGTCCTGAAATTCTCAAAGACAGCCGAGCGACTTTTGCCAATGTCGTAAACACAGTATTAGAAAATGCCGGACTAGACGAACGCATCGACCACCGCAGTTATAAAGACCAAGGCTTAGACTTTTTGGAAGCAACAACACACGAAGGGCATGAAATTACGGCACTCCGCAGACAAGGCATAGACACGGAAATCAGCCTAAAAAATGATGAAATCAAAGCCAAAAATTTAGAAGCCGCACGAGAATACCAACAGGTAATCAAAGGTCTTGATCAAGAAATCATTATCCCCAGTCGGTTAAAAGATCAAATTACCGAACTGGAGAATGAACTCCAACTCACGATAGCAGAAGAACAAGAACTTTTAGCAGAATTAGACAATCTCAATCGAGAAGAAGAACGTCTACAAGAACAACAAGTTCAAGAGATCGACAGCGCATATGATGACTTCATCCAGTACCAGGATATGTATGCTGAATTTGCCAAGCAATTTTATAGTATTCAAAGGAGTGCAGCTGAAGATCAAAAGCAAATTGAATTAAATCTCGTTAGAACAGAACGATGGTTAAAAGAAAACATATTGAACTTCAAACGTATGGATGACGGTAGATTTGTTGATGGCAGACATTACACAGATATTAATGTAAAAAAACCCGATTTCTATGCGACTAAAAAATCCGTAGAACAAGACAAATTAAGAGTTTGGGAGGAATACACAAGTACAGTCAGCCAGCTTGGTAAAGAATACAATATTGAAAATGTCGTTAACCGCTTAAATCAGTGTTCAAAGATATTAGAAAATAATGGAATTGAACTACCAATATCAAAACCTACTTTGTGGCAAAAATTAAAAGGGGAGTACATACACTCTTTCGATACTTTGAATGATTTTACTGAAGACATGAAACCAATTTTCAAACAAAAACGGGAACATGACCTTGCTGTTGAAAGAGAAAAAGTGGAGCAATTACGCAAAGAAGAAGTAGCTCATCAAGAAAGACGAGATCAAGCAATTACTGAACATATTCGCAAAGAAAAAGAGCAAAAAGAACAACGCTATGAACAAGAAAGACGAGAAAGGGAACATTTAGCATTTTTAAGACGTCAAGAATTAGAAAAACAGCAAAAAAATGAGCCTAAAAAACTAAATCATGACAATGATAATGACTACACACCTTGGTAACCTCTATTTAAACGCAAAAAAATGGGGTTTTTAGCGACTTTGACTAAAAATATATGGTAACTATAGTTGATTGAAATAAAATCGCTTAGAACGCAAATGAGCGCATTTAGCGAGTGTCTACGAGCGTCACATTGAAAGTTCGCTTATTCCCCCCTCTGAAAACTGCTTTTGCCTTTTTTTAAAGTCTGGAGAAGTTTATTAGCGAGTGTCTACGAGCGAAGTACTGAAGCTTTTGCTTTTCAAAAAGCATGAGCAAAGCGAATGCATTATCAATGCTTTTGCTTTTTGAATCCTAGACTTTATAGGAAAAAAACTGCCCCGACGAAGCGAGTAAAACGAGCTTCAATAGAGTACGAGCTTTAGCGAGTACCAAGGGCAGTTTTAATAGCCCAAATTTGAATAAAATTCCCTTTTTAGCTTTTAAAAAGCTTTTAAAAGCTTTTAGACCCCCTTCTAGCCCATATACAGCAAGGCTTTCACACTTTAAAAAACTACAAATGGCATGATTAAAACTACAAATGGCATGATTTTGATAGATTAAAAACTACAAATGGCATGATTAAAAACTACAAATGGCATGAACTAAACTACTAAATGCATATTGTAGTTTTATGTAAAAAACTACAAAAATCATGTGCAAAAATAACTCAGCATGTTATAAAAAACTACAGTTTGCGGAATGTAGTGTTATGGAGCTAAAAAAGACTTATCCTGTATCTTGGG
This is a stretch of genomic DNA from Acinetobacter piscicola. It encodes these proteins:
- the mobQ gene encoding MobQ family relaxase, translating into MAIFHLNESNISRSDGRSAVACAAYRACEKLEDQTFGKTQDYTRKNGLEYKCIYAPEHTNEKLLDRQTLWNTVEKKEFNANGSMKANARLAKEYTCALPHELTDRDRIKIVDDFCRDFVKKHNVIVDACIHAPHEYDDETDNKNYHVHIMFTTRLVNEKGDLGKKQRTFNDNGPEILKDSRATFANVVNTVLENAGLDERIDHRSYKDQGLDFLEATTHEGHEITALRRQGIDTEISLKNDEIKAKNLEAAREYQQVIKGLDQEIIIPSRLKDQITELENELQLTIAEEQELLAELDNLNREEERLQEQQVQEIDSAYDDFIQYQDMYAEFAKQFYSIQRSAAEDQKQIELNLVRTERWLKENILNFKRMDDGRFVDGRHYTDINVKKPDFYATKKSVEQDKLRVWEEYTSTVSQLGKEYNIENVVNRLNQCSKILENNGIELPISKPTLWQKLKGEYIHSFDTLNDFTEDMKPIFKQKREHDLAVEREKVEQLRKEEVAHQERRDQAITEHIRKEKEQKEQRYEQERREREHLAFLRRQELEKQQKNEPKKLNHDNDNDYTPW